CCGCAGTGATGATCAATGTCACCGGCAGCGTGATGTTCGGTATTCTGGCGGCGCTTCTGGCGGCTGGCGCGGCAGGGGCGTTCAACGGCGTGGTTATCGCCAAGCTGGGAATCAACGCGCTCATCACCACTCTGGCGACCATGCAGATCATGCGCGGACTCGGATTCATCGTATCCAACGGCACCGCAGTCGGAATAAAGGAACCCGGGTTTTTCGTTCTGGGCAACGGCAGCTTCCTTGGCATACCCAATCCGGTATGGATCACCATCGTCTGTTTTGCCGTCTTCGGATTCCTGCTCAACCGTACCACCTTCGGGCGCAATACCCTCGCCATCGGCGGAAACAAGGAAGCCGCCCGCCTGGCCGGTATACGGGTCGACCGGATCAAGATTCTCATTTTCACCCTGCAAGGGTTTATGGCCGGTCTGGCAGGAATAGTGCTCGCTTCACGTATGACCAGCGGGCAGCCCAACACCTCGGTGGGGCTTTCCCTCGATGTCATCGCTGCCTGTGTTCTCGGCGGAGTGTCACTCACCGGCGGCATCGGAACCATCATGGGCACCATCGTGGGGGTGTTGATCATGGGAACAGTACAGAACGCCATGAACCTCA
This sequence is a window from Candidatus Latescibacter sp.. Protein-coding genes within it:
- the araH gene encoding L-arabinose ABC transporter permease AraH — its product is MNDQAAAPSPKTILKGLWDNASILVIFVLLFAFLSLFVPYFFSWQNMIGLALSVSTVGIIACTMLFCLASGDFDISVEAIVAFSGVLAAVMINVTGSVMFGILAALLAAGAAGAFNGVVIAKLGINALITTLATMQIMRGLGFIVSNGTAVGIKEPGFFVLGNGSFLGIPNPVWITIVCFAVFGFLLNRTTFGRNTLAIGGNKEAARLAGIRVDRIKILIFTLQGFMAGLAGIVLASRMTSGQPNTSVGLSLDVIAACVLGGVSLTGGIGTIMGTIVGVLIMGTVQNAMNLMNIPTFYQYVARGVILLLAVLFDQMRQRRAV